A window of the Acidovorax sp. YS12 genome harbors these coding sequences:
- the lnt gene encoding apolipoprotein N-acyltransferase, which produces MRRGAAGAAAPAVALAAALLAAGGAQALALAWPGSGQPLWWLQIVSLAGFAWLLRRAPGALGAALRGWLFATAWLVGTFWWLFISMHTYGGLAAPLAALAVLGLAAFLGSYYAVASWCFLALRPKGRALAAIVFAALWLLAELARGVLWTGFPWGAGGYAHADGPLAALARWGGVYGVGALAAALAMALAQARPADLLRLRAWLGAGALALVLWGAADGRERALAPEPEAAPPLGVALLQGNIPQDEKFQPGSGVPLALRWYGQELRAARARLVVAPETAIPLLPQQLEPGYLEQLRSRYSALDGTQAALVGIPLGSFTQGYTNSALGWVPGAIEPYRYDKHHLVPFGEFIPPLFKWFTEMMDIPLGDFNRGGLGQPSMAWAGERIAPNICYEDLFGEELGARFADPQQAPTIFVNLSNIGWFGDSIAIDQHLAISRMRALEFERPMVRATNTGATALIDHRGQVTQRLPAHTRGVLLGEVQGRTGLTPFARWVARAGLAPLWGLGLAVVALAWWRRRR; this is translated from the coding sequence ATGCGGCGCGGCGCGGCCGGTGCCGCGGCCCCCGCTGTGGCCCTTGCCGCGGCCCTTCTTGCGGCGGGCGGCGCGCAGGCCCTGGCGCTGGCCTGGCCGGGCTCGGGCCAGCCGCTGTGGTGGCTGCAGATCGTGTCCCTGGCGGGCTTCGCCTGGCTGCTGCGCCGCGCGCCAGGTGCGTTGGGCGCGGCGCTGCGCGGCTGGCTCTTCGCCACGGCCTGGCTGGTGGGCACGTTCTGGTGGCTGTTCATCTCCATGCACACCTACGGCGGGCTGGCGGCGCCGCTGGCGGCGCTGGCGGTGCTGGGGCTGGCGGCGTTTCTCGGTTCGTACTACGCCGTCGCTTCATGGTGTTTTTTGGCTCTAAGGCCCAAGGGGCGAGCGCTTGCAGCTATTGTTTTCGCAGCACTCTGGCTGCTCGCCGAATTGGCGCGCGGCGTGCTGTGGACCGGCTTCCCCTGGGGCGCGGGCGGCTACGCGCACGCCGACGGCCCGCTGGCCGCGCTGGCGCGCTGGGGCGGGGTGTACGGCGTGGGCGCCCTGGCCGCCGCGCTGGCCATGGCGCTGGCCCAGGCGCGGCCCGCGGATCTGCTGCGGCTGCGTGCCTGGCTCGGGGCCGGTGCGCTGGCGCTGGTGCTCTGGGGCGCGGCGGACGGGCGGGAGCGCGCCCTGGCGCCGGAGCCCGAGGCAGCGCCGCCCCTGGGCGTGGCGCTGCTGCAGGGCAATATTCCGCAGGATGAGAAGTTCCAGCCCGGCTCGGGCGTGCCCCTGGCGCTGCGCTGGTACGGGCAGGAATTGCGCGCCGCACGGGCGCGGCTCGTGGTGGCGCCCGAGACCGCCATTCCGCTGCTGCCCCAGCAGTTGGAGCCGGGCTACCTGGAGCAACTGCGTTCGCGCTACAGCGCGCTGGACGGGACGCAGGCGGCGCTGGTGGGCATTCCGCTGGGCAGCTTCACGCAGGGCTACACCAATTCGGCGCTGGGCTGGGTGCCCGGGGCCATCGAGCCCTACCGCTACGACAAGCACCATCTCGTGCCCTTCGGCGAGTTCATTCCGCCGCTGTTCAAGTGGTTCACCGAGATGATGGACATCCCGCTGGGCGACTTCAACCGGGGCGGGCTGGGGCAGCCGTCCATGGCCTGGGCGGGCGAGCGCATCGCGCCCAACATCTGCTACGAGGATCTGTTCGGCGAGGAACTGGGCGCGCGCTTCGCCGACCCGCAGCAGGCCCCGACGATCTTCGTCAACCTGAGCAACATCGGCTGGTTCGGCGACAGCATCGCCATCGACCAGCACCTTGCCATCAGCCGCATGCGCGCGCTGGAGTTCGAGCGCCCCATGGTGCGCGCCACCAACACCGGGGCCACGGCCCTCATCGACCACCGGGGCCAGGTCACGCAGCGGCTGCCTGCGCACACCCGGGGCGTGCTGCTGGGCGAGGTTCAGGGGCGCACGGGCCTGACGCCCTTCGCCCGCTGGGTGGCGCGCGCGGGCCTGGCGCCGCTGTGGGGGCTGGGGCTGGCCGTGGTGGCGCTGGCCTGGTGGCGCCGCCGCCGTTGA
- the fabA gene encoding bifunctional 3-hydroxydecanoyl-ACP dehydratase/trans-2-decenoyl-ACP isomerase produces MAESFSYEQLIASGEGRLFTPDSGRLPLPPMLMFDRITHIDSDGGAHGLGRIVAELDVKPDLWFFDCHFQGDPVMPGCLGLDAMWQLIGFYLTWLRLPGRGRALGAGEVKFTGEVGPDVKLVTYEIDIKRVIKRKLNMAIGDARLLADGKEIYVANDLRVGLFLREGDPAKEAA; encoded by the coding sequence ATGGCTGAATCCTTTTCCTACGAACAACTGATCGCCTCGGGCGAGGGCCGGTTGTTCACCCCGGACAGCGGGCGCCTGCCGCTGCCCCCCATGCTGATGTTCGACCGCATCACGCACATCGACAGCGATGGCGGTGCGCATGGGCTCGGAAGGATCGTGGCCGAACTCGACGTCAAACCCGACCTGTGGTTCTTCGACTGCCATTTCCAGGGCGACCCGGTCATGCCCGGCTGCCTGGGGCTGGACGCCATGTGGCAGCTCATCGGCTTCTACCTCACCTGGCTGCGCCTGCCGGGCCGCGGCCGCGCACTGGGCGCGGGCGAGGTCAAGTTCACCGGCGAGGTGGGCCCCGACGTGAAACTCGTCACCTACGAGATCGACATCAAGCGCGTCATCAAGCGCAAGCTCAACATGGCCATCGGCGACGCGCGCCTGCTGGCCGACGGCAAGGAAATCTACGTCGCCAACGACTTGCGCGTGGGCCTGTTCCTGCGCGAGGGCGACCCGGCTAAGGAAGCGGCATGA
- the fabB gene encoding beta-ketoacyl-ACP synthase I: MTKKRVVITGAGIVSCIGNDLATVEAALRASRSGIKAVEKFTELGLRSQVGGVPEIDIEARIDRKQLRFMGDAAAYAQIALEDAIAQAGLPPEQVSHPRTGLIMGSGGGSPANQIEAADTLREKGIRRVGPYQVTRCMSSTVSACLATNFKVKGINYSITSACSTSAHCIGAAAQQIAWGLQDVMFAGGGEELSWGMSLLFDGMGAMSSKYNATPEKASRAYDANRDGFVIAGGGGAVVLESLEHAQARGATILAEVVGFGATSDGEDMVAPSGDGAIACMKQAMEGLDAPIDYINTHGTSTPVGDMQEVRAMQAVFGDAVPPFSSTKSLTGHSLGATGVQEAIYCLIMLNKGFIAGSANVETPDPLLGGMPLVTQTRDAQLTHVLSNSFGFGGTNASLVLRRWAA, translated from the coding sequence ATGACCAAGAAGCGCGTAGTCATCACGGGCGCAGGCATCGTGTCCTGCATTGGCAACGATCTGGCGACCGTCGAGGCGGCGCTGCGCGCGAGCCGCAGCGGCATCAAGGCGGTGGAAAAGTTCACCGAGCTGGGCCTGCGCAGCCAGGTCGGTGGCGTGCCCGAGATCGACATCGAAGCGCGCATCGACCGCAAGCAGCTGCGCTTCATGGGCGACGCGGCGGCCTACGCGCAGATTGCGCTGGAAGACGCCATTGCCCAGGCCGGCCTGCCCCCTGAACAGGTCAGCCACCCGCGCACCGGCCTCATCATGGGCTCGGGCGGCGGCTCGCCGGCCAACCAGATCGAGGCCGCCGACACGCTGCGCGAGAAGGGCATCCGCCGCGTCGGGCCGTACCAGGTCACGCGCTGCATGAGTTCCACCGTGTCGGCCTGCCTGGCGACGAACTTCAAGGTCAAGGGCATCAACTACTCCATCACCTCGGCCTGCTCCACCTCGGCGCACTGCATCGGCGCGGCCGCGCAGCAGATTGCCTGGGGCCTGCAGGACGTGATGTTCGCCGGCGGCGGCGAGGAGCTGTCCTGGGGCATGTCGCTGCTGTTCGACGGCATGGGCGCCATGTCGAGCAAGTACAACGCCACGCCCGAGAAAGCCTCGCGCGCCTATGACGCGAACCGCGACGGCTTCGTCATCGCCGGCGGCGGCGGCGCCGTGGTGCTGGAAAGCCTGGAGCACGCCCAGGCGCGCGGCGCCACCATCCTGGCCGAGGTCGTGGGCTTCGGCGCCACGAGCGACGGCGAGGACATGGTCGCGCCCTCGGGCGACGGCGCCATCGCCTGCATGAAGCAGGCCATGGAGGGGCTGGACGCGCCCATCGACTACATCAACACCCACGGCACTTCCACACCCGTGGGCGACATGCAGGAAGTGCGCGCCATGCAGGCAGTGTTCGGCGACGCCGTGCCGCCGTTCTCCAGCACCAAGTCGCTCACCGGCCACTCGCTGGGCGCCACGGGCGTGCAGGAGGCGATCTACTGCCTGATCATGCTGAACAAGGGCTTCATTGCCGGCTCGGCCAACGTGGAGACGCCCGACCCGCTGCTCGGCGGCATGCCGCTGGTGACGCAGACGCGCGATGCGCAGCTCACCCACGTGCTGTCCAACAGCTTCGGCTTCGGCGGCACCAACGCCAGCCTGGTGCTGCGGCGCTGGGCGGCGTGA
- the glyQ gene encoding glycine--tRNA ligase subunit alpha: MLTFQQIILKLQSYWAEQGCALLQPYDMEVGAGTSHTATFLRALGPEPWKAAYVQPSRRPKDGRYGENPNRLQHYYQYQVVLKPAPANILELYLGSLEALGFDLKKNDIRFVEDDWENPTLGAWGLGWEVWLNGMEVTQFTYFQQVGGIDCKPATGEITYGLERLAMYLQGVDNVYNLTWTDGLTYGDVYHQNEVEQSTYNFEHSDAEFLFTAFGAHEKQAQHLMAERLALPAYEQVLKAAHTFNLLDARGAISVTERAAYIGRIRNLARAVAKAYLDSRARLGFPMAPKAHADEVLAELAKAAEQQNKKAA, encoded by the coding sequence ATGCTGACCTTCCAACAAATCATCCTCAAGCTGCAGTCGTACTGGGCTGAGCAGGGCTGCGCCCTCTTGCAGCCCTACGACATGGAGGTGGGCGCTGGCACCTCGCACACCGCCACCTTCCTGCGCGCCCTGGGCCCCGAGCCCTGGAAGGCCGCCTACGTGCAGCCCAGCCGCCGCCCCAAGGACGGGCGCTACGGCGAGAACCCCAACCGCCTGCAGCACTACTACCAGTACCAGGTGGTGCTCAAGCCCGCGCCGGCCAACATCCTGGAGCTGTACCTGGGCTCGCTCGAAGCGCTGGGGTTCGACCTGAAGAAGAACGACATTCGCTTCGTCGAGGACGACTGGGAGAACCCCACGCTCGGCGCCTGGGGCCTGGGCTGGGAGGTCTGGCTCAACGGCATGGAGGTGACGCAGTTCACCTACTTCCAGCAGGTCGGCGGCATCGACTGCAAGCCCGCCACGGGCGAGATCACCTACGGCCTGGAGCGCCTGGCCATGTACCTGCAGGGCGTGGACAACGTCTACAACCTGACCTGGACCGACGGCCTGACCTACGGCGACGTGTACCACCAGAACGAGGTCGAGCAGTCCACCTACAACTTCGAGCATTCCGACGCGGAGTTTCTTTTCACCGCCTTCGGCGCGCACGAGAAGCAGGCCCAGCACCTGATGGCCGAGCGGCTCGCGCTGCCCGCCTACGAGCAGGTGCTCAAGGCCGCGCACACCTTCAACCTGCTGGACGCGCGCGGCGCCATCTCGGTGACCGAGCGCGCCGCCTACATCGGCCGCATCCGCAACCTGGCGCGCGCCGTGGCCAAGGCCTATCTGGACAGCCGCGCGCGCCTGGGCTTCCCCATGGCGCCGAAGGCGCACGCCGACGAAGTGCTGGCCGAACTGGCCAAGGCGGCGGAACAACAGAACAAGAAGGCTGCCTGA
- a CDS encoding glycine--tRNA ligase subunit beta, producing the protein MTAPSNLLVELFVEELPPKALQKLGDAFAQVLLEQLAAQGLATGASQCTAYASPRRLAAHITAVLPQAADKAVSQKLMPVSVGLAADGQPTPALLKKLAALGADASAVPALQRVHDGKAEVLYFESTAKGALLAEGLQKALDEAVAKLPIPKVMRYQLQDGWSSVNFVRPAHGLVALHGASVVPVAVLGLQAGSTTQGHRFEAAACPVALRDADSYAAQLREEGAVIASFAERRAEIARQLQAAAEKVGGGVRPIEDAALLDEVTALVERPNVLVCQFEQEFLAVPQECLILTMKANQKYFPLLDAEGKLTHQFLVVSNISPQDASAVIQGNERVVRPRLADAKFFFDQDRKKTLVSRVEQLAKVVYHNQLGTQGERVERVRAIAKAIGAQLFEALAAQHRIDGTQDAEVVQDYLMTCVDNAALLAKTDLVTDMVGEFPELQGIMGGYYAVNDGLPDDVAHAIEDHYKPRFAGDALPRNNVGLAVALADKLETLVGMFGIGNLPTGDRDPFALRRHALGVIRMLAERDLPLDLSALLAVATPAFGGKIEDASAQLADFIYDRLAGSLREQGYSAQEVDAVLALRPQRLALVPKQLAAVRAFAALPEAPALAAANKRVTNILKKAGEVDAHVNPELLQEQAEKDLYAALQRFVPEANAQFLAGDYTGSLQTLAVLRAPVDAFFDDVMVNAEQLDLRLNRQGLLKTLHDAMNRVADLSRLA; encoded by the coding sequence ATGACCGCACCATCCAACCTGCTCGTCGAACTGTTCGTCGAGGAACTGCCCCCGAAGGCCCTGCAGAAGCTGGGCGACGCCTTCGCCCAGGTGCTGCTGGAGCAGCTCGCCGCCCAGGGGCTGGCCACCGGTGCCTCGCAGTGCACCGCCTACGCCTCGCCACGCCGCCTCGCGGCGCACATCACCGCCGTGCTGCCCCAGGCGGCCGACAAGGCCGTGTCGCAAAAGCTCATGCCCGTGTCCGTGGGCCTCGCGGCCGACGGCCAGCCGACGCCCGCGCTGCTGAAAAAGCTCGCCGCCCTGGGCGCCGATGCCAGCGCCGTGCCCGCCCTCCAGCGCGTGCACGACGGCAAGGCCGAGGTGCTGTACTTCGAGAGCACGGCCAAGGGCGCGCTGCTGGCCGAGGGCCTGCAGAAGGCGCTGGACGAAGCGGTGGCCAAGCTGCCCATCCCGAAGGTGATGCGCTACCAGTTGCAGGACGGCTGGAGCAGCGTGAACTTCGTGCGCCCGGCCCATGGCCTGGTGGCGCTGCATGGCGCCAGCGTGGTGCCGGTGGCGGTGCTGGGCCTGCAGGCGGGCAGCACGACGCAGGGTCACCGCTTCGAGGCCGCTGCGTGCCCCGTGGCGCTGCGCGATGCCGACAGCTACGCCGCGCAACTGCGCGAGGAGGGCGCGGTGATCGCCAGCTTCGCCGAGCGCCGCGCCGAGATCGCGCGCCAGCTCCAGGCCGCCGCGGAAAAAGTCGGCGGCGGCGTGCGCCCGATCGAGGACGCCGCGCTGCTCGACGAGGTCACGGCCCTGGTCGAGCGCCCCAACGTGCTGGTGTGCCAGTTCGAGCAGGAGTTCCTTGCCGTGCCGCAGGAATGCCTGATCCTGACCATGAAGGCCAACCAGAAGTACTTCCCGCTGCTCGACGCCGAGGGCAAGCTCACGCACCAGTTCCTGGTGGTGAGCAACATCAGCCCGCAGGACGCCAGCGCCGTCATCCAGGGCAACGAGCGCGTGGTGCGCCCGCGCCTGGCCGACGCCAAGTTCTTCTTCGACCAGGACCGCAAGAAGACCCTGGTCAGCCGCGTGGAGCAGCTCGCCAAGGTCGTGTACCACAACCAGCTCGGCACCCAGGGCGAGCGCGTGGAGCGCGTGCGCGCCATCGCCAAGGCCATCGGCGCGCAGCTGTTCGAGGCGCTGGCGGCGCAGCACCGCATTGACGGCACGCAGGATGCCGAGGTCGTGCAGGACTACCTGATGACCTGCGTGGACAACGCCGCGCTGCTGGCCAAGACCGACCTGGTCACCGACATGGTGGGCGAGTTCCCCGAGCTGCAGGGCATCATGGGCGGCTACTACGCCGTCAACGACGGGCTGCCCGACGACGTGGCCCATGCCATCGAGGACCACTACAAGCCGCGCTTCGCGGGCGACGCCCTGCCGCGCAACAACGTCGGCCTGGCCGTGGCGCTGGCCGACAAGCTGGAGACGCTGGTGGGCATGTTCGGCATCGGCAACCTGCCCACGGGCGACCGCGACCCGTTCGCGCTGCGCCGCCATGCGCTGGGCGTGATCCGCATGCTGGCCGAGCGTGACCTGCCGCTGGACCTCTCGGCCCTGCTGGCCGTCGCCACGCCGGCCTTCGGCGGCAAGATCGAGGACGCCTCGGCGCAGCTCGCCGACTTCATCTACGACCGCCTGGCCGGCAGCCTGCGCGAGCAGGGCTACAGCGCCCAGGAGGTCGATGCCGTGCTGGCCCTGCGCCCGCAGCGCCTGGCGCTGGTGCCCAAGCAACTGGCCGCGGTGCGCGCCTTCGCCGCGCTGCCCGAGGCGCCGGCCCTGGCCGCCGCCAACAAGCGCGTGACCAACATCCTCAAGAAGGCCGGCGAGGTCGATGCCCACGTGAACCCGGAACTGCTGCAGGAGCAGGCCGAGAAGGACCTCTACGCCGCGCTGCAGCGCTTCGTGCCCGAGGCCAACGCGCAGTTCCTGGCGGGCGACTACACCGGTAGCCTGCAGACCCTGGCCGTGCTGCGCGCCCCGGTGGACGCCTTCTTCGACGACGTGATGGTCAACGCCGAGCAGCTCGACCTGCGCCTGAACCGCCAGGGCCTGCTCAAGACGCTGCACGACGCCATGAACCGCGTGGCCGACCTGTCCCGCCTCGCCTGA
- the gmhB gene encoding D-glycero-beta-D-manno-heptose 1,7-bisphosphate 7-phosphatase, giving the protein MKIIILDRDGTLNQLGEEYITTPAEWQAEHGALEAVARLNRAGWHVVVATNQPGLGRGLLDVLALNAIHAKMLRQLAAQGGRIDAVFYCPHVPDDGCHCRKPAPGLLTQIAERYGVEPRDLRVAGSTAEHLQAGAAIGAQLHLVCTGQSASHVPGQPLPPGVPEGALAHADLQAFADHLLAPAPPAPGA; this is encoded by the coding sequence ATGAAAATCATCATCCTGGACCGCGACGGCACCCTCAACCAGCTGGGCGAGGAGTACATCACCACCCCCGCCGAGTGGCAGGCCGAGCACGGCGCGCTGGAGGCCGTGGCGCGGCTCAACCGCGCCGGCTGGCACGTCGTGGTGGCCACCAACCAGCCCGGCCTGGGGCGCGGCCTGCTCGACGTGCTGGCGCTCAACGCCATCCACGCCAAGATGCTGCGCCAGCTCGCCGCCCAGGGCGGGCGCATCGACGCCGTGTTCTACTGCCCCCACGTGCCCGACGACGGCTGCCACTGCCGCAAGCCCGCGCCGGGCCTGCTCACGCAGATCGCCGAGCGCTACGGCGTCGAGCCGCGCGACCTGCGCGTGGCCGGCAGCACCGCCGAGCACCTGCAGGCGGGCGCGGCCATCGGGGCGCAACTGCACCTGGTGTGCACCGGCCAGTCGGCCAGCCACGTGCCCGGCCAGCCGCTGCCGCCCGGCGTGCCCGAGGGCGCCCTGGCGCATGCCGACCTGCAGGCCTTCGCCGACCACCTGCTGGCGCCCGCGCCGCCGGCCCCCGGGGCTTGA
- a CDS encoding 1-acyl-sn-glycerol-3-phosphate acyltransferase: MSLIRSLLHLLWMAITVVPYTLAILLASLLGWRGPKLYRIARAWLALSVDSARVIMGIRTRVTGMEHLPRGERDGVVLLVKHQSTFETFLMPAIMPHPLAYVFKKELLYIPFFGWSIGRLDMIHIDRAQRARAFVRVIQQGKKLLSEGVWVIMFPEGTRMPRGEKGTYQSSGARLAIEAGVPVVPVAVTSAKCWPRKALVKTPGVVDVSIGRPIDCAGRKSDEVMREVEAWIEAEMRRLDPEAYA, translated from the coding sequence ATGTCCTTGATCCGCTCCCTCCTCCACCTGCTCTGGATGGCCATCACCGTCGTGCCCTACACGCTGGCCATCCTGCTGGCCTCGCTGCTGGGCTGGCGCGGCCCGAAGCTGTACCGCATCGCCCGCGCCTGGCTGGCGCTGAGCGTGGACAGCGCGCGCGTCATCATGGGCATCCGCACGCGCGTCACCGGCATGGAGCACCTGCCCCGCGGCGAGCGCGACGGCGTGGTGCTGCTGGTCAAGCACCAGTCCACCTTCGAGACTTTCCTGATGCCGGCGATCATGCCGCACCCGCTGGCCTACGTGTTCAAGAAGGAACTGCTCTACATCCCGTTCTTTGGCTGGTCCATCGGCCGGCTGGACATGATCCACATCGACCGCGCGCAGCGCGCGCGCGCCTTCGTGCGCGTGATCCAGCAGGGCAAGAAGCTGCTCTCCGAGGGCGTGTGGGTCATCATGTTTCCCGAGGGCACGCGCATGCCGCGCGGCGAAAAGGGCACCTACCAGAGCAGCGGCGCGCGCCTGGCCATCGAGGCCGGCGTGCCCGTGGTGCCGGTGGCCGTCACCTCGGCCAAGTGTTGGCCGCGCAAGGCCCTGGTCAAGACGCCGGGCGTGGTCGATGTGTCGATCGGCCGCCCCATCGACTGCGCCGGGCGCAAGTCCGACGAGGTGATGCGCGAGGTGGAGGCGTGGATCGAGGCGGAAATGCGCCGCCTCGACCCTGAAGCCTACGCCTGA
- a CDS encoding M48 family metallopeptidase — protein MPAWLQQVFDWLDAPQPAASAPAPTPVPAPRSRRIAPTAPPGAGVFSHPEASREVLLDGVRVAYRLQRARRRTIGFTVGPDGLAVRAPGWVTLAAVDAALQEKAAWILRKLGEASARQRRQADARIAWADGATLPYLGEALTLRLDPSQQRRGMLAGPDGGGPVLYLGLAHAAQDAQIRDAAQAWFKHQARAHFTARLEHFAPLLGVRWRSLRLSSAQTRWGSARADGSIALNWRLLHYRPAIIDYVVAHELSHLRVMDHSPRFWDTVAEVVPDYGRLRQQLREQPAPPWE, from the coding sequence ATGCCCGCCTGGCTGCAGCAGGTGTTCGATTGGCTGGATGCGCCCCAGCCCGCCGCGTCCGCCCCCGCTCCCACGCCTGTGCCTGCGCCGCGCAGCCGCCGCATCGCGCCCACGGCCCCCCCTGGCGCGGGCGTTTTCAGCCACCCCGAGGCCAGCCGCGAGGTGCTGCTGGACGGCGTGCGCGTGGCCTACCGGCTGCAGCGCGCGCGGCGGCGCACCATCGGCTTCACCGTGGGGCCGGACGGCCTGGCGGTGCGCGCGCCCGGCTGGGTCACGCTCGCGGCGGTGGATGCCGCGCTGCAGGAGAAGGCCGCGTGGATCCTGCGCAAGCTTGGCGAGGCCAGCGCGCGCCAGCGCCGCCAGGCCGATGCGCGCATCGCCTGGGCCGACGGCGCCACGCTGCCGTACCTGGGCGAGGCCCTGACCCTGCGCCTCGACCCGTCGCAGCAGCGCCGCGGCATGCTGGCGGGGCCGGACGGCGGCGGCCCCGTCCTGTACCTGGGGCTGGCGCATGCGGCCCAGGACGCGCAGATCCGCGACGCCGCGCAGGCCTGGTTCAAGCACCAGGCGCGCGCGCACTTCACGGCGCGGCTGGAGCATTTCGCGCCGCTGCTGGGCGTGCGCTGGCGCAGCCTGCGCCTGTCGAGCGCGCAAACGCGCTGGGGCAGCGCGCGCGCCGACGGCTCCATCGCGCTGAACTGGCGCCTGCTGCACTACCGCCCGGCCATCATCGACTACGTGGTGGCGCACGAGCTCTCGCACCTGCGTGTGATGGACCACAGCCCGCGCTTCTGGGACACCGTGGCCGAGGTCGTGCCCGACTACGGCCGCCTGCGCCAGCAGCTGCGCGAGCAGCCCGCGCCGCCGTGGGAGTAG
- a CDS encoding rhodanese-like domain-containing protein produces MTTDSASSSAATPRPAEGYAGDVSPQLAWQWVRAGEAVLIDVRTDAERAWVGYVPGAAAVAWKQWPGMAQNPDFDVQLRAAVPAGMKAVLLCRSGVRSVAAARRATELGIAAYNILEGFEGDADARSQRGRLGGWRFHGLPWRQ; encoded by the coding sequence ATGACCACCGATTCCGCCTCCTCCTCCGCCGCCACGCCGCGCCCCGCCGAGGGCTATGCGGGCGACGTTTCGCCGCAGTTGGCCTGGCAGTGGGTGCGGGCCGGCGAGGCCGTGCTGATCGACGTGCGCACCGACGCCGAGCGCGCCTGGGTGGGCTACGTGCCGGGCGCCGCCGCGGTGGCCTGGAAGCAGTGGCCCGGCATGGCGCAGAACCCGGATTTCGACGTGCAGCTGCGCGCCGCCGTGCCCGCCGGCATGAAGGCTGTGCTGCTGTGCCGCAGCGGCGTGCGCTCGGTCGCCGCCGCGCGGCGCGCCACGGAGCTGGGCATCGCTGCCTACAACATCCTCGAAGGCTTCGAGGGCGACGCCGACGCCCGGTCGCAGCGCGGCAGGCTCGGCGGCTGGCGTTTCCATGGCCTGCCGTGGCGGCAGTGA
- a CDS encoding ABC transporter ATP-binding protein, with amino-acid sequence MKQDTHAAATPSQPAQGWWLTQVCLRRGATQVFDRLELALDEPRIGLVGRNGAGKTSLLRMLAGLEPPQHGQVSWQGQAVHAPSRQVGLMFQNPDDQIIFPTVEEELALSWQSAHGADRRAAKAGVRQFLQARGLADWGPRAVGALSQGQRQWVCWLAMLLAGPRVLLLDEPYASLDLPGQMRLAADMAASPQQIIVSTHVLEHVRAYPRVLWLEQGQVRADGPGAVVCAAYEAWARALEG; translated from the coding sequence ATGAAGCAAGACACCCACGCCGCCGCCACACCGTCCCAGCCCGCCCAGGGCTGGTGGCTGACGCAGGTTTGCCTGCGCCGTGGCGCCACCCAGGTGTTCGACCGGCTGGAACTGGCGCTGGACGAGCCGCGCATCGGCCTGGTCGGGCGCAACGGCGCGGGCAAGACCAGCCTGCTGCGCATGCTCGCGGGGCTGGAGCCGCCGCAGCACGGGCAGGTTTCCTGGCAGGGGCAGGCGGTGCACGCGCCCAGCCGCCAGGTGGGGCTGATGTTCCAGAACCCCGACGACCAGATCATCTTCCCCACCGTGGAGGAAGAGCTGGCCCTGTCCTGGCAGAGCGCGCACGGCGCCGACCGCCGCGCCGCCAAGGCCGGCGTGCGGCAGTTCCTGCAGGCGCGCGGCCTGGCCGACTGGGGGCCGCGCGCCGTGGGCGCGTTGAGCCAGGGCCAGCGCCAGTGGGTGTGCTGGCTGGCCATGCTGCTGGCCGGGCCGCGCGTGCTGCTGCTGGACGAGCCCTACGCCAGCCTCGATCTGCCCGGCCAGATGCGCCTGGCGGCGGACATGGCCGCCAGCCCGCAGCAGATCATCGTCTCCACCCACGTGCTGGAGCATGTGCGCGCCTACCCGCGTGTGCTGTGGCTGGAGCAGGGGCAGGTGCGCGCCGACGGCCCCGGCGCCGTGGTCTGCGCGGCCTACGAAGCCTGGGCGCGGGCCTTGGAGGGTTGA
- a CDS encoding energy-coupling factor transporter transmembrane protein EcfT, producing MGSLYSEYTTWLHGWRAGAKLLALALLGTLLFALRQPWMLAAAAVLCAAVYASLGAATRAARRLMVSVLVGAALVAAFHAAMGHWALAATSALRLACAASLGVALTVTTRSGDLVDVLEWLLAPLRPLGVQPARLSLQLALMLRFTEHFFVQWQKLDEAHRLRTGRAGGQRLIAPLTVQMLQTARRVGDALFVRLG from the coding sequence ATGGGCAGCCTGTACAGCGAATACACCACCTGGCTGCACGGCTGGCGCGCGGGCGCCAAGCTGCTGGCGCTGGCGCTGCTGGGCACGCTGCTGTTCGCGCTGCGCCAGCCCTGGATGCTGGCGGCGGCCGCCGTGCTGTGCGCCGCCGTGTACGCCAGCCTGGGCGCGGCCACGCGGGCGGCGCGGCGGCTGATGGTGTCGGTGCTGGTCGGCGCCGCGCTCGTGGCCGCCTTCCACGCCGCCATGGGCCACTGGGCGCTGGCCGCCACCAGCGCGCTGCGGCTGGCCTGCGCCGCCAGCCTGGGCGTGGCGCTGACGGTGACCACGCGCAGCGGCGACCTGGTGGACGTGCTGGAGTGGCTGCTGGCGCCGCTGCGCCCGCTCGGCGTGCAGCCCGCGCGCCTGTCGCTGCAACTGGCGCTGATGCTGCGCTTCACCGAACATTTCTTCGTGCAGTGGCAGAAGCTGGACGAAGCCCACCGCCTGCGCACCGGGCGCGCCGGAGGGCAGCGCCTGATCGCGCCGCTCACGGTGCAGATGCTGCAAACCGCGCGCCGCGTGGGCGATGCGCTGTTCGTGCGCCTGGGATGA